A single window of Granulicella sibirica DNA harbors:
- the mobF gene encoding MobF family relaxase has translation MVTLSKPISSGQAQAYHKEEFANANENYYTEGDRVRGEWQGQLAERWGLTGEVQEQQFARLSEGQHPLTGEQLVRHQTVREYENGRGEMVRSMEHRAGWDATFSAPKSVSLTALVGGDDRVREAHRESVRTALDEMEKYVQARMGGNAPAQTSGAWAVAKFEHDSSRPVNGYAAPQLHTHAVVFNVTETADGNTRALQPQELYRTQQYATAVYRSELAAHLQGLGYEIERGEHGQPEIKGYTREYLEASSPRRQQIEEHMEAAGRSGAGAAQIAAHQTRDAKQPLSHDEVLAQHQKMAAEFGQQPQRVLTEAAQRPGIELIPEQSQRAANDGMSYARERGMEREAVVDERSLMRDALKHTMGEARLAEIRAEFERRATGGNLIEIERKAGRAGRAYTTAEMQGYERELIEQMRMGQGTREVLADGNARQQTMEQHAHLSVGQRSAVDTVLTSRDQMMALEGVAGAGKTTSLAAVREAAERAGYEIKGFAPTSRAAQKLAESGIETHTLQRHLARGERADDGQKRLYVIDESSMASTQQMHTFVVRLKENDRVLFVGDTRQHEAVEAGRPYAQLQEAGLRTAHLDEIIRQKDPALKEAVEQLARGEVREAIGNLNQQGRVLEIKDRLERIGEIAREYVRSPEGTLVVSPDNESRREINSAIHQAMQADGKVSGEEHRVHVLYARQNIGGADRQHAQNYEKGDVIRYSKGSKPLGIEAGEYARVTATNRETNTITIKRYGGEELSYDPRRLQGVTVYRDSERSFAQGDRVQLALPDSGRGRT, from the coding sequence CCAGCATCCATTGACTGGCGAGCAGCTTGTGCGACATCAAACAGTGCGTGAGTACGAGAACGGGCGCGGCGAGATGGTGCGGTCGATGGAGCATCGGGCCGGATGGGATGCAACATTCAGCGCGCCGAAGAGCGTGTCTCTTACCGCGTTAGTTGGTGGCGATGATCGTGTACGCGAAGCCCATCGCGAAAGCGTGCGGACGGCACTTGATGAGATGGAAAAGTACGTGCAGGCCAGAATGGGTGGCAACGCTCCCGCGCAGACGAGCGGAGCATGGGCTGTTGCGAAGTTCGAGCACGACAGCAGCCGCCCTGTTAACGGCTACGCCGCGCCGCAACTCCACACGCACGCCGTTGTGTTCAACGTGACCGAGACGGCGGATGGCAACACGCGGGCGTTGCAGCCTCAAGAGCTATACCGGACGCAGCAGTATGCAACGGCGGTATATCGCTCGGAGCTGGCAGCGCACTTGCAGGGATTGGGATATGAGATCGAGCGTGGCGAGCACGGACAACCTGAGATCAAGGGCTACACGCGGGAGTATCTGGAGGCGTCGAGCCCACGGCGGCAGCAGATTGAAGAGCATATGGAGGCTGCTGGACGCAGCGGTGCCGGGGCTGCACAGATCGCGGCGCACCAGACGCGGGATGCGAAACAGCCGCTTTCTCATGACGAGGTACTAGCGCAGCATCAAAAGATGGCTGCAGAATTTGGACAACAACCACAGCGTGTACTTACAGAAGCGGCGCAGCGACCGGGAATCGAACTGATCCCGGAGCAATCGCAACGTGCCGCGAATGATGGCATGAGCTACGCACGGGAGCGCGGCATGGAACGCGAAGCCGTTGTCGACGAGCGTTCACTGATGCGCGACGCGTTGAAGCACACGATGGGCGAAGCCCGTCTGGCGGAGATACGTGCGGAGTTTGAGCGCCGCGCTACGGGCGGCAATTTGATAGAGATCGAGCGGAAGGCTGGGCGCGCAGGTCGGGCCTACACAACAGCCGAGATGCAGGGATACGAGCGCGAGTTGATTGAACAAATGAGGATGGGACAAGGAACGCGCGAGGTACTAGCCGATGGCAACGCGCGCCAGCAGACGATGGAGCAGCATGCACATCTGAGCGTGGGTCAGCGGAGCGCTGTCGATACGGTGCTGACGAGTCGCGATCAGATGATGGCATTGGAGGGCGTTGCCGGGGCTGGAAAGACCACTTCTCTAGCCGCTGTCCGTGAAGCTGCGGAGCGTGCGGGCTATGAGATTAAAGGGTTCGCACCGACATCAAGGGCAGCGCAAAAGCTCGCCGAATCGGGCATCGAGACGCATACGTTACAGCGTCATCTCGCACGCGGCGAGCGGGCTGACGATGGGCAGAAACGGCTCTACGTGATCGATGAATCGAGTATGGCGAGCACACAGCAGATGCACACCTTCGTGGTACGGCTAAAGGAAAATGACCGTGTGTTGTTCGTTGGCGATACTCGGCAGCATGAGGCCGTCGAAGCTGGCCGACCGTATGCGCAGCTTCAGGAAGCAGGGCTGCGAACGGCGCATCTCGACGAGATCATCCGGCAGAAAGACCCTGCGTTGAAAGAGGCCGTCGAGCAGCTTGCACGTGGTGAAGTGCGCGAAGCCATCGGGAATCTGAATCAGCAAGGCCGCGTGCTGGAAATCAAAGACCGGCTCGAACGAATCGGTGAAATCGCTCGCGAGTACGTGCGTTCACCAGAGGGAACGTTGGTCGTCTCGCCCGACAATGAATCGCGGCGTGAGATTAACAGCGCCATTCATCAGGCGATGCAGGCTGACGGCAAGGTCAGCGGCGAAGAGCATCGCGTGCATGTGCTGTACGCGCGGCAGAACATCGGCGGAGCTGACCGGCAGCACGCACAGAACTACGAGAAGGGCGATGTTATCCGCTACTCGAAAGGCTCAAAGCCGCTGGGCATCGAGGCCGGAGAATACGCACGTGTTACGGCCACAAATCGAGAGACCAACACTATAACGATAAAACGATATGGCGGCGAAGAACTGAGCTACGATCCTCGCCGTTTGCAGGGCGTGACAGTCTACCGCGATTCTGAGCGGAGCTTCGCGCAGGGCGACCGCGTGCAACTCGCGTTGCCGGATTCTGGACGTGGAAGAACTTAG